In one Leptidea sinapis chromosome 25, ilLepSina1.1, whole genome shotgun sequence genomic region, the following are encoded:
- the LOC126972073 gene encoding uncharacterized protein LOC126972073 isoform X1, which translates to MNIKYFVILLFFGLCCGDPYFLNVTEYFRMPPLFELDNYEQCMASENGVFCVVAVDVITEPDNDVTNIITKYSANKLKRFNHSIIERGICVTRSCRRQNIKNLNMEDLKIVLSECLNETIYDEYKVKTKVSRINYCNNSKRQEDVDVDIGDWIFTIIILIIVLLNIFGTLYDMQLDRKKNENTGNQYLLSFSVLQNWNKFISNEQKDPRLRSFQGLHVIRTILTLLIIMVHVMWFMSFTYVDNPRDLEMNLEKLSYQVVFSGPTLMQVYFMMSGCLLTHALQIGAEQISESWMIFPMALIYRLGRVLPALMMILGFTTTWFRHLGNGPLWNYYVSPAVSDCRRYWWSHLLFVNIFLPDTENRTCLYQTWNISVEIHLFAIGLFIYLATRTRFRSLAFTIMFLIGLVGPALHVWFKDVEATIMVNPEFVRRMMGDEFRNVHSLPHNNFSAYVIGMCLGLYIYDAQRNDKKFPNRKILSLLTWMVIPATVLLFSISGKYFVGSNERAPFLFRLIFAAAHRPILGILYAFLVFSFVFKFNNFASFLAGMSVWRIPSRLSYMVYIIHVNIISYVLGIRTQLDHAAFISLVMNIVGVTCISFLLALPLYLLLEAPFTNVVRTLVFGNRVSKQDIKKE; encoded by the exons TTACAGAGTACTTCCGTATGCCGCCGCTATTTGAACTAGATAACTATGAACAATGCATGGCCAGCGAAAACGGTGTGTTTTGTGTTGTTGCTGTGGATGTCATAACAGAGCCTGATAATGACGTAACAAATATCATCACA aaGTATTCCGCAAATAAGCTGAAACGATTTAACCACTCAATCATAGAGCGAGGGATCTGTGTCACGAGAAGTTGCAGAAgacaaaacatcaagaatttaaACATGGAGGACCTAAAGATAGTCCTTTCGGAATGCCTTAATGAAACTATCTACGATgaatataaagtaaaaacaaaagtatcaAGAATAAATTATTGCAATAATTCTAAACGACAGGAAGATGTAGATGTGGATATTGGAGATTGgatatttactattattatattaataatagttcTGCTCAATATTTTTGGCACTTTGTATGACATGCAGCTGGATAGAAAAAAGAATGAAAATACAG GTAACCAATATTTACTAAGTTTTTCTGTATTACAAAATTGGAACAAGTTTATCTCAAACGAGCAGAAAGATCCAAGATTAAGAAGTTTTCAAGGCTTACACGTAATAAG AActatattaacattattaataatcatgGTGCACGTAATGTGGTTTATGTCATTTACTTATGTTGACAATCCTCGAGATCTTGAAATG AACCTTGAGAAGCTGTCATACCAAGTTGTGTTCAGCGGACCAACCCTGATGCAGGTCTACTTCATGATGTCAGGATGTCTCCTCACCCATGCACTCCAAATCGGTGCGGAGCAAATTTCTGAATCCTGGATGATATTCCCAATGGCATTGATTTATAGATTGGGAAG GGTTCTGCCCGCCTTAATGATGATCCTCGGTTTCACAACCACGTGGTTTCGCCATCTCGGCAATGGTCCGTTGTGGAACTACTACGTTAGTCCGGCCGTCAGCGATTGTCGGCGATACTGGTGGTCTCATCTACTGTTCGTGAACATCTTTCTGCCAGATACGGAAAATAGAACCTGCTTATATCAAACCTG GAATATCTCAGTGGAAATCCACTTATTTGCCATCGGGTTATTCATCTATCTGGCCACCAGGACCCGTTTCAGGAGCCTTGCGTTTACCATAATGTTCCTCATCGGGTTGGTTGGACCAGCTCTACATGTGTGGTTCAAAGATGTTGAAGCTACTATTATGGTTAATCCAGA ATTTGTTCGAAGAATGATGGGCGATGAGTTCCGTAATGTACATTCCTTACCACACAACAACTTCTCAGCTTACGTCATCGGAATGTGTTTGGGACTGTACATATATGACGCACAAAGAAATGATAAAAAGTTTCCCAATCGCAAG ATTTTATCTTTATTAACGTGGATGGTGATACCAGCTACAGTTCTATTGTTCAGTATTTCTGGAAAGTATTTTGTCGGAAGCAATGAGCGAGCACCTTTTTTGTTCAGACTAATATTTGCTGCAGCGCACAGACCCATACTTGGCATTTTGTACGCGTTCCTTGTATTcagttttgtattcaaatttaaca ACTTTGCAAGCTTTTTAGCAGGAATGAGTGTTTGGCGGATACCAAGCAGACTTAGCTACATGGTGTATATCATCCACGTCAACATTATATCTTATGTTCTCGGGATAAGGACTCAACTGGACCACGCAGCTTTTATTAGCTTA GTAATGAACATTGTGGGGGTGACGTGTATATCATTCCTGTTGGCTCTACCATTATATCTACTCCTTGAGGCACCATTTACCAATGTTGTTAGGACTTTGGTGTTTGGAAATCGTGTATCAAAACAAGACATTAAAAAGGAGTAG